A single Pseudoxanthomonas sp. DNA region contains:
- a CDS encoding NYN domain-containing protein, whose translation MKSRPLGRSENDEEQPRLAVLIDADNAQPAVIEGLLAETAKYGVASVKRIYGDFTSTRMTQWKQALLKHSINPVQQFAYTSGKNATDSSLIIDAMDLMYTRRFDGVCLVSSDSDFTRLAQRLREEGLTVYGFGERKTPDAFVQACDKFIYVEVLRSEAPAPAAPPPAKPMKPAKKSAKPTANKPAAQAEPTAAPAAEPARNESLPLRLIRQAIEEASDDQGWAFLGSVGSYLSKVRPDFDTRLYGHKKLSDLLKAHPRHFVVEERAGEGGAKRFYVRAA comes from the coding sequence ATGAAGTCCCGCCCGCTCGGACGGTCCGAGAACGACGAAGAGCAGCCGCGACTGGCGGTGCTGATCGACGCCGACAACGCGCAGCCCGCCGTGATCGAGGGCCTGCTGGCGGAAACCGCCAAGTACGGCGTGGCCAGCGTCAAGCGCATCTACGGCGATTTCACCAGCACCCGCATGACGCAGTGGAAGCAGGCGCTGCTGAAGCACTCGATCAACCCGGTGCAGCAGTTCGCCTACACCAGCGGCAAGAACGCGACCGACAGCTCGCTGATCATCGATGCGATGGACCTGATGTACACGCGCCGCTTCGACGGCGTCTGCCTGGTCTCCAGCGACAGCGACTTCACCCGGCTGGCGCAGCGCCTGCGCGAAGAGGGGCTGACCGTGTACGGGTTCGGCGAGCGCAAGACGCCGGACGCCTTCGTGCAGGCCTGCGACAAGTTCATCTACGTCGAGGTGCTGCGCAGCGAGGCGCCCGCGCCGGCGGCCCCGCCGCCGGCGAAGCCCATGAAGCCGGCGAAGAAGTCCGCCAAGCCGACCGCGAACAAGCCGGCCGCGCAGGCAGAGCCGACGGCGGCACCCGCGGCCGAGCCGGCCCGGAACGAATCGCTGCCGCTGAGATTGATCCGACAGGCCATCGAGGAGGCCAGCGACGACCAGGGGTGGGCCTTCCTCGGCAGCGTCGGCAGCTACCTCAGCAAGGTGCGTCCGGACTTCGACACCCGCCTGTACGGCCACAAGAAACTCAGCGACCTGCTGAAGGCGCATCCGCGCCACTTCGTCGTCGAGGAACGGGCGGGCGAGGGCGGTGCGAAGCGGTTCTATGTGCGGGCTGCGTAG